In the genome of Raphanus sativus cultivar WK10039 chromosome 9, ASM80110v3, whole genome shotgun sequence, the window GGTTGTTGGGACTACGTCCCCATGAAAGACGAATGTTTTGTCCACCTAGTTGTGTTCCGTTCAGATTCAATAGTGCATGCTCTGCAGACGCCCTGGAGCATAACAAAGACAATAATGAAGTGTGTAACACAAGAACGCGAACAGAGTTTTGACTTAATGGCGAATGGCACATATGACTAGTTATACCTGGTGGCATACTGAACGAATCCACAACGCTTCCCTGGAGGTATTTTCACGTGAATCAGTTCTCCAAACTGACCAAAAGCTGACCTCAATTCATCGTCTGTAACGCTAGCATCCAGAGCACCAACAAATATCTGAAAGTAGTACGCATAAGGCTTTTATTCAAGCAAAAGAAAACTAATATTTTGAGGAAAACATAGCAAACTAACAACTCACAGTTGTGTTACTTGGATCGCTTTCTCCAGGATTTCCTCCTCCTTGGTTGTCCTGATACATGCCTGCAGATAACAAATGGGAGAAGGCTAAAGACTCAGTTTGCATTGCATAAAACCACTCAACAAGGTGAAACAATACGGATACTAAGCTGAAGCACAAGATATAAACTTTAATAACGCATGTAAATAACATTCACACATCAACACTCAgagaaaccaaagaaaaaaacagctAAAAGATCATTGAGACAGATATTGATGAGAAAGGATATCAAACTATGAGTGCATCTACCACTCAAATTCCTTTAAGAAGAGTACAATAAAATCAGAATACAAAAACGCATTCTGCAAAAGAAATCTTGCGGCACTGTCTACCTTGGACAAGAAATATAACTAGGAGATAAAAAAAGGCTCAAGATCAAAGTAATGAGCGatggaaaaaaaacacaaattgaGTTGAATGTAAAAAGGCTCAAAAAACAAATACTTTTAGTTGATAAGCAAGAAACTGTAGGCTGATGAAGCCACTTTGTATTTAAAATCGTCTGAAAACAGAACCAACTGACCTAAATGAAGCCACGCAATAAGGTGGGATCATTTTCAGCTGAAGTCAGTTCCAGGCTCCCCCCAAAGAGAGCCAACTTGTTCTCCTGCTTTAAGACAACATGAGTTGATCTTAATACGTTTTACACGGATGCTTTCATTTTATGTGCAAACcgaaaggaaacaaaaaaggCAGACAATTTCTTTTGAACTCAAAGCACCAAAGAACAAAACAGAACATATATCCACTAAACAAAGAAAAGAGCTAAAGACACCAACACACTCAATTCACAAGATCCCTCCATATAATAAACGCATACCTGGCTGCATTGTAAGAGGCTTCTTGTTGGCAGCCGGACCAATACGCATAGGCCTAGACGAGCAGTACTGACCATTCATCTCCCCCATAGCACGCATCTGCTCACTCTCATCCCCAAACCTAACGAAACCATACCCCTTAGACCGTCCAGTGGTCCTGTCCATCATAACCTTAGCCCCCTTGACAGACGCGTACACATTCGAAAACGTCTCCGTCAACACGAAGTCAGTGACCTCAGGAGCCAGATCCCCTACAAAGATAGTGTACTCAGGCCCTTCAGCTTGGCGTCTCTCACCACCAGCCCCGGCCTGAGCCCAGTTCAGCCTAAAGGTCTGGTCAGAGTTAGGCATCTGAGTGCCGTTGTACGTCTGCAAAACACGCTCGGCTGCAGCGTGGCTAGCGAACTCGATGAATCCGTAACCCTCACCCATCCCAGTCAGCTTGTTGCGAATGACTTTAGCAGATtgaacctgaaaacaaacaaaaagaatcaACCTTTAACATCGCTACACGTGTCAATCAATCATTCTTCCACAagatttaaaactttttttttttaacctcgCCGGTCTGAGCGAAGACGGTCATGATGTAGTTTTCGTCCATCCATGGGAGCAAGGCACCGATCCACAAGGAGCGAATCTCGTTATCGGATCCTGGATTCTGAGATCCGTAGGGCTGTTGACCTACCTGTGACGGCGCTGACTGCTGCTGGTTCCATTGCTGGCCCTGCTGCGGTTGTTGTTGCATCATCCACGAGAGTTGCTGCTGGTGATAGGCTTGCTGGTCAGATGGGATCTGCTGCCCTGCTCCGGTGGGGTTTTGCGGTGGCTGCTGCATCGTGATGGAAGAGAGAGAGCAAACCTAGAAAAGGGGGATTTGTCGCTAATGCAATAAAGGAATAAAATCTTTGGGGgaagatagagagagagtttaAAGACACGCTGATTAGTCTTCGCTTGCTTTATATGAGTTGCCAGTCCTACTGTGGGCCTTTTCTTCGGCCCAATCTTATAACATTAAGCCTGGCCTCTTAGTTTTTATACTGAAAATTGAATTAGCCGGTTAGGTTATTGAACCGGCCATGTAAATTGATACTGCacttaaatctatcttattaaagctgaagtacaatttcggtgtgtttggatacttggataagagtattaaaaatatttggtgtgtttggaaacatggattgtagtcttttaaaaaaaaaaatttgtttggaaacaaagataatagtattaaatagaaaaagtaatgggcttaagttattaaatccattataaaagaatgttgtcaatatatataagaaaatacaatacaaagcccaatttgaaataccaacccaaattatgatttttgtatttcatattaagtttttaaaatataatatatgtaattatttatatgatgatacgtattaaatacttttaaatatatgattacttatatgatggtacatataaaatacgattaattatatgatgaaattatacgatatataataatgactaaggatgggttttcagacatccatacgggtttggttctgatcggtttgcatttcgggttttcgaggtcaaagattttattcctattaggatgtttctaaatttttgtttgagcttgattcggatctttgcgggtttggtttgggtttggataacctatttaaattatttttaaagttttaaatcactatatatttaaaatttctcaaaatctataaataaagtaatatattacctataaatttaaataacatatgtcagaatacctaagcttaacatatcaattggtttgatttaaaattttggatacgaaatcaataattattttaagtatttttggtgatttgagtatactttaactatttcagatatttgtttttgactatctatatatattttcaagtattttaaaccagtttaaaagtatcattcttgatgttttatatacgttaaatataaaaataattaatatataagtatataaatctatttttagataaattcaggtacacgaatacttcggttcggatccgattcggttctctaactaacaaaattttgaataatttgaatatttaatcaatttatattcaggtttggtactatatttacgaattagtatcagttctgttcctcggattcattttgtcaaaccctaataattacatgaaaaacaaatatcatcatatttttttaaaatatacatccgcggaggtgcagagatcaaagtctataatcatttattctaacaacaagccaaataaatatgttgattgaagtgcgaataaaacaaaactagagaaataaatagtttaccagagacattctatgtgtcgaatttattataaagaatttttattaaaataaataaattcaataattacaaacaaataatatatttcataaaagtgaaaaataatacccgcgctttcgaagcgcgggtcaaaatctagttctcaTTAACtttggaaattttaaaattttattgttattagttttattgattttaacaATCTTTGTAAAATCTTTTATTATTGGTTTGCAAATTTTCTAAATCCATTAAAATCACTTGTTATTCAAAAACTTTAGTTATTGTTGATTCTTtaattctaaataattctaTTATTATTGGGAATATGAATTCTATCTATTTTTACTAATAAACCATGGCCTTCAAAATATCATGTGTATCTatgagatttataaaatatatgtgatagaaaaatttagaaaacaaaataatcattcttgccaaatattttttacattttcagcccacgttataactcattatatataattaattttttgaatatataataatatttatttttttatcattaaataaaaataaaaaattatatattttcgaattatacgttttttaattcaatatttttatatttttttcattttatacaattttgtttccaatttttacaaaaacaaatttcaaatttatattttgaaattataaaattatttttgaaactacttttcaattttatattttaaaattttaagtatctatttattttaaaattttattttaaattctagAATTTCTTAAccatatattaaatttacaaaatatataatagaaaacagataacataaattatttatgtagcAATTTACAAAAATCATGATCAAATTTTGTGAACTAatgtgtctatatatatatatatatatatatatatatatatatatattcttaatccacataatttttaaaatctatcattttaaaaaattcacaaaTTCTACAGAAATTTATCTCTCGATAACCCCTTAGTGAGTAAAAAAAAACCCCCTTTAGTCAATTGtgtaaaatccaaatttggatTGGTCTGGTGTTAGCCTAAATTTGGCTAATTCAGTTTAGTTGTGACTAGGGATGTTAATAAAGACTTTAGTTAgagttagagcatctccaaaagacactctataacttcatatttgaagttttttgttctccaaaaggaaacttcaaaacttcaaatttgaagtttttagtagtgaaacttcaaatatagagtgtcattactcaaaacttcaaatttgaagtttcacatttttatttgcattttggtccttacaatgatattttatgattcttaaatattttgttgtttattattttaatcttaaaaagtcatattttataatatttcatatttgttttcatatattttagttttacatataaaactaaacaaaaaccttaaaataagaagttttaaggtttaaaaacatttttagatttcaaatatgaagttttaaaaacatctttaaattttaaatatgaaattttgcaAGCTTCAAAAtgtagtttctttttcttgtagtttattatttggttatgtatttatatttataatttacatatttactgtaagattttattaattaatattaatgtgttatttttatatatgtgctacttatttaataagttttatagatttatattaattataacaaatatatagactatagtgtaaaatacaaatacttTTGAAGTTAggtttgaagtttttcttttggagaagaacacattgaaacttcaaagttttgcaaattctaaaataaagagttcttttggagatgctcttagccAAGCCCgcgttaattttttaaaagcttGCACATGgattaaaaaaaagatgaaacaTGTATACagacacataaaaatattaaaacagaaacaaatttATCTTAGCACAGGTTTTCATTAGCACATTCAGAATCAATCAAACCACCCGTATGAGTAAAACttattgatttattaaaattcGAATGAAACACAAGGAATGGAATGGAATCTGAGTCCATtgcataaacaaaaaaattaaaacagaaacaaatttTATCTTAGGACAGCTTTTCAGTAATCTTGCAAATAACATGAGGGGTTGGGTTAAAGAGACGATACTCTTTCATGAACCAATTACTCCACCTCAGAGCATGTTTGTCCCCCTTGTTCCTGAAGCGATATCTGAATCTCGACGTTCCCCCAATTATTTCATCAGTCTCCTCGGATCGGATCAAGACGGCACTTCCAATGCGAACCCAACACCCTTCGTGATCAACTCCTTCAACGGGGACATTATTTCGATTCGGTTTCCCCAAGTAGAGCCACTCTCGAGGGTTAAGGATGGGATGGTCTGTCTGAGGAAGGAGCCATGGCTCTCGAGTGTACAACTCCTCCCCCAATTCCACTATCAATCCTGGAATCGCCACTGCTTCTCCTTCAATCTTTGGCCGCAGAAAACCCTCTATGATCTCACTGTCTGAGATCCCACTTTCTTCCTCGCCGAATCCTGCCATCCTCGTCGTCATCCCTAGCCGATATTGAATTCTTTTGAGAATCATATGTTATCacaatatatatacaagttcCTAAACCGCTTGGGAAAAGGAAATCTACCAAATATGTGTAAATACAAGGGTTGGCCCTcgaaattataataaaaactattttatatgaagcatttatatgattatatattgaaaaatgatattataaaccagaaaaaaaataatgaaaagaatTCTGAGatcatattatcatttttaataaatatttttggtttaaattaaaatgaCAGTAACCTTCAttgttctctatttttttccagaaaatacAAAATCAGCAAAAATTATTCAGAAAagtaacaatatatatatatatatattcttattatatttctatttctatttctatttaaattttaaataaatagtactatatttatttcaagaaaatccaagtttcaaaaaaaaaacatttacacAAAAATCTCCCGCTCTACTTTAATATGCACCATGTGACGAAATCAGCCGACTCTGTATATCAACACTCTTCAAACAAACCCCTCTCTTCCCGCCCGCTCTAATTCTCACGCGGAAAAGATTTAGGGTTAGGGACTTGTGACCATCTTCCCTATATTGGTATTGCAACATACAAATCAAATAAGAGTTTGTTGTATCTCTGACTTCTTTTTGTAAACTGCTATATCTttgacttgtttttttttttttttttgtaaactttgaCTTGTTTTTCTTGATTCGAAGAAATTAATTTAGGTGAAACTTTCTGTATAAATGATTAAGGTCacatgataatttttttttgtgacaagaGTAATAAACTAATCtcaattcttcttcttccttcttcggAGTATGATCTGCTCATCTTTGAATAGTATTGGGAACGCATGGAACGAAATCCTGCAATTTCCATCACATCATCAAGATCAATCCTAAGGAATCTGAAAGGCAAGAAGGCCCGTTAAGAGTGTATACCTTTATCTTCACACATATACGTTTGTAATGATATTGTGAGTAACTCCTTTCCGTAATCACCACCATTACAACAAGACTGAGGTATGTGTTCAGAGTATCACCAAATCTTAATATGATTATGAAAGACAATCTTTTAATTACATTTTGTGTGCATCATGAATACAAGAAATTACATAATATGTAGTATCGTCAGTAGGCTACAAACCTGATCGATATATTTACAAACAGATTAAAAACTGTTAAGAGTTTTCgattatattaacaaatatagaTACGAGGAAAGCTAACAGTTGAATTTATAATGGTACTAGCAGTTCCCTGGTCGGTTATACTTTGGAGGCAGAGATGGACACTGTTCATTCATATGCGTATAAGGTTCCATAGTGTTGTAACCAGGAAGTTCCATTCTATATTTCCCTAGTATCTGACAGTAAGGAAGCTTCACATTGTCATTGTCATTGCACCATTTTGGAAGACGACTTGCATTGTTCTCGAAGAAGTTTAGCATGTAAGCATCTTTGAGCTGCAAAATTTTGGAATATTAACAGAGAACACGGTAACACTAGCTTGCAAGT includes:
- the LOC130500284 gene encoding polyadenylate-binding protein RBP45A; this translates as MQQPPQNPTGAGQQIPSDQQAYHQQQLSWMMQQQPQQGQQWNQQQSAPSQVGQQPYGSQNPGSDNEIRSLWIGALLPWMDENYIMTVFAQTGEVQSAKVIRNKLTGMGEGYGFIEFASHAAAERVLQTYNGTQMPNSDQTFRLNWAQAGAGGERRQAEGPEYTIFVGDLAPEVTDFVLTETFSNVYASVKGAKVMMDRTTGRSKGYGFVRFGDESEQMRAMGEMNGQYCSSRPMRIGPAANKKPLTMQPGMYQDNQGGGNPGESDPSNTTIFVGALDASVTDDELRSAFGQFGELIHVKIPPGKRCGFVQYATRASAEHALLNLNGTQLGGQNIRLSWGRSPNNQAQSHQPQWNGGGGGGYYGGYPPQPQGYEPYGHGAPRPQDPSAYYGGGYGGGYGNYQQQRQ
- the LOC108826005 gene encoding uncharacterized protein LOC108826005, with the protein product MILKRIQYRLGMTTRMAGFGEEESGISDSEIIEGFLRPKIEGEAVAIPGLIVELGEELYTREPWLLPQTDHPILNPREWLYLGKPNRNNVPVEGVDHEGCWVRIGSAVLIRSEETDEIIGGTSRFRYRFRNKGDKHALRWSNWFMKEYRLFNPTPHVICKITEKLS